One genomic region from Quercus robur chromosome 4, dhQueRobu3.1, whole genome shotgun sequence encodes:
- the LOC126720849 gene encoding FHA domain-containing protein At4g14490 encodes MEPPPLKLVIVHGPRQGESLEFRPGSRIRIGRIIRGNNLPIKDAGISSNHLSIDSESSSSSFGSGSGKWTIRDLDSSNGTLLNGIELKPNTPHVLSDGDSITIGEFTSILVNFNNDESRLRRNPRRRRNVRVLRSEEEEAEESEKEKPVRQMSTRRTRSARNVHGSENVEVAEKKLVPVRQMSTRRTRSVKAVALDSMLENIPENSEAECAEVKVKGKRRRAGTRRTRNLGEEPLEKVEETNLEEAAENIVVDDDDDDKEGFDLETRTFGEWIGYLEVHLPKQIIDATEEMIEGMKRKAERVCEYMLEHRGM; translated from the coding sequence ATGGAGCCCCCACCTCTGAAGCTCGTAATCGTCCATGGCCCACGTCAAGGCGAATCCCTAGAATTCCGACCCGGATCCAGGATCCGAATCGGCCGCATCATCCGTGGCAACAACCTCCCCATCAAAGACGCCGGCATCTCCTCCAATCACCTCTCCATCGACTCggagtcttcttcttcttcattcgGATCCGGGTCGGGCAAATGGACCATCCGTGACCTCGACTCCTCCAATGGCACTCTCCTCAACGGCATCGAACTTAAACCAAACACTCCTCACGTTCTCTCCGACGGCGATTCCATCACGATCGGCGAGTTTACTTCTATCCTTGTGAATTTCAACAACGATGAGAGCCGACTCAGACGGAACCCTAGGCGCCGACGGAATGTTAGGGTTTTGCggagtgaagaagaagaagcagaagaatcAGAGAAAGAGAAACCGGTAAGGCAAATGAGTACGCGGCGGACTCGGAGCGCGAGAAATGTTCATGGATCGGAGAATGTCGAAGTTGCGGAAAAGAAACTGGTACCGGTTCGGCAAATGAGTACGCGGCGAACTCGGAGCGTGAAGGCTGTGGCTTTGGACTCAATGCTGGAGAATATTCCGGAGAATTCGGAGGCAGAGTGTGCAGAAGTGAAGGTTAAGGGTAAAAGGAGGCGGGCCGGGACGAGGAGGACGAGGAATTTGGGTGAAGAGCCACTGGAGAAGGTGGAGGAGACGAATTTAGAAGAGGCAGCGGAGAATAtagttgttgatgatgatgatgatgataaggaGGGGTTTGATTTGGAGACGAGGACGTTCGGGGAGTGGATTGGTTATTTGGAGGTGCATTTGCCGAAACAGATAATTGACGCGACTGAGGAGATGATTGAAGGTATGAAACGGAAAGCTGAGCGAGTTTGCGAGTACATGTTGGAGCATAGAGGAATGTGA